A section of the Scleropages formosus chromosome 16, fSclFor1.1, whole genome shotgun sequence genome encodes:
- the LOC114912437 gene encoding salivary glue protein Sgs-3-like has product MSTATATTTTPTTTESITTPTTTATSTSTATTTTPTTTGTTTTPTTAAASPTTATSTTTATTTTPTTTQSTTAPTTTVTSTTTATTTTPTTTETTTTLTTTTTTPTTTQSTTAPTTTETSTTTATTTTPMTTETTTMPTTTATSTTTEMTTTPLTTETTTTATTAAMSTATATTTTPTTTESITTPTTTATSTSTATTTTPTTTGTTTTPTTAAASPTTATSTTTATTTTPTTTETTTTLTSTTMSTTTETTTTPTTTGTTTMPNTAP; this is encoded by the exons atgtcaacagctacagcaacgaccacaactcccacaacaaccgaaagcataaccacgccAACCACTACTGCGACGTCAACTTCTACTGCAactactacaactcccacgacaaccggaaccaccaccacgccgaccactgctgCGGCATCacccactaccgcgacgtcaactactactgcaacgactacaactcccacgacaacccaaagcacaacagctccGACCACTACCGtgacgtcaactactacagcaacgacaacaactcccacgacaaccgaaacaacCACCACCCTGACAA caacgacaacaactcccacgacaacccaaagcacaacagctccGACCACTACCGagacgtcaactactacagcaacgactacaactcccatgacaaccgaaaccaccaccatgccgaccactaccgcgacgtcaaccactactgaaatgaccacaactcccttgacaaccgaaaccaccaccacggcgaccactgccgcgatgtcaacagctacagcaacgaccacaactcccacaacaaccgaaagcataaccacgccAACCACTACTGCGACGTCAACTTCTACTGCAactactacaactcccacgacaaccggaaccaccaccacgccgaccactgctgCGGCATCacccactaccgcgacgtcaactactactgcaacgactacaactcccacgacaaccgaaacaacCACCACCCTGACAAGTACAACGatgtcaactactactgaaacgacaaccactcccacgacaaccggaaccaccaccatgccgaacactgcc ccatag
- the LOC114912410 gene encoding integumentary mucin A.1-like, with translation MSTATAMTTTPTTTESITTPTTTATSTSTATTTTPTTTGTTTTPTTAAASPTTATSTTTATTTTPTTTETTTTLTSTTMSTTTETTTTPTTTGTTTMPNTAATSTTTATTTTPTTTGTTTMPTTAATSTTTATTTTPTTTGTTTMLTTAATSTTTEMTTPTTTESTTTPTTAATSTTTATTTTPTTTQSTTAPTTTTTSTTSATTTTPMTTET, from the coding sequence atgtcaacagctacagcAATGAccacaactcccacaacaaccgaaagcataaccacgccAACCACTACTGCGACGTCAACTTCTACTGCAactactacaactcccacgacaaccggaaccaccaccacgccgaccactgctgCGGCATCacccactaccgcgacgtcaactactactgcaacgactacaactcccacgacaaccgaaacaacCACCACCCTGACAAGTACCACGatgtcaactactactgaaacgacaacaactcccacgacaaccggaaccaccaccatgccgaacactgccgcgacgtcaaccactactgcaacgactacaactcccacgacaaccggaaccaccaccatgccgaccactgccgcgacgtcaaccactactgcaacgactacaactcctacgacaaccggaaccaccaccatgctgaccactgccgcgacgtcaaccactactgaaatgacaactcccacgacaactgaAAGcacaaccacgccgaccactgccgcgacttcaactactactgcaacgactacaactcccacgacaacccaaagcacaacagctccaaccactaccacGACGTCAACTACTTcagcaacgacaacaactcccatgacaaccgaaacc
- the LOC114912438 gene encoding mucin-2-like has protein sequence TTTTPTTAAASPTTATSTTTATTTTPTTTESTTTPTTTSASTTTETTTTPTTTESITTPTTTATSTSTETTTTPTTTGTTTTPTTAAASPTTAMSTTTETTTTPTTIGTTTTPTTAAASPTTATSTTTATTTTPTTTQSTTAPTTTSASTTTETTTTPTTTETTTMPNTAATSTTTATTTTPTTTGTTTTPTTAAVSTTSATSTTTATTTTPTITESITTPTTTATSTTTETTTTPTTTESTTTPTTTATSTTPEMTTTPTTTETTNTPTTTATSTTTETTTTPTTTESTTTPTTTSASITTEMTTTPTTTGTTTMPNTAATSTTTATTTTPTTTGTTTMPTTAATSTTTETTTTPTTTESITTPTTTATSTSTETTTTPTTTGTTTTPTTAAASPTTGTSTTSEMTTTPTRTETTTTPTTAAASPTTATSTTKATTTTPTTTESTTTPTTTSASTTTETTTTPTTTESITTPTTTATSTSTETTTTPTTTGTTTTPTTAAASPTTAMSTTTETTTTPTTTGTTTTPTTAAASPTTATSTTTATTTTPTTTQSTTAPTTTSASTTTETTTTPTTTETTTMPNTAATSTTTATTTTPTTTGTTTMPTTAATSTTTETTTTPTTTESITTPTTTATSTSTETTTTPTTTESITTPTTTSASTTTETTTTPRTTESITTPTTTATSTSTETTTTPTTTGTTTTPTTAAHNHSDHYRNVNYT, from the exons accaccaccacgccgaccactgctgCGGCATCacccactaccgcgacgtcaactactacagcaacgactacaactcccacaacaaccgaaaGCACAACCACTCCGACCACTACCTCTgcgtcaaccactactgaaacgaccacaactcccacaacaaccgaaagcataaccacaccaaccactactgcaacgtCAACTTCTACTGAAactactacaactcccacgacaaccggaaccaccaccacgccgaccactgctgCGGCATCACCCACTACCGCGatgtcaactactactgaaacgacaacaactcccacgacaatcggaaccaccaccacgccgaccactgctgCGGCATCacccactaccgcgacgtcaactactacagcaacgacaacaactcccacgacaacccaaagcacaacagctccGACCACTACCTCtgcgtcaactactactgaaacgacaacaactcccacgacaaccgaaaccaccaccatgccgaacactgccgcgacgtcaaccactactgcaacgactacaactcccacgacaaccggaaccaccaccacgccgacgaCTGCCGCGGTGTCAACCACTtctgcgacgtcaactactacagcaacgacaacaactcccacgataaccgaaagcataaccacgccAACCACTACTGCGACGTCaactacaactgaaacgactactactccaacgacaaccgaaagcacaaccactccgaccactaccgcaacgtcaactactcctgaaatgactacaactcccacgacaaccgaaaccacaaACACTCCAACCAcgaccgcgacgtcaaccactactgaaacgactacaactcccacaacaaccgaaaGCACAACCACTCCGACCACTACCTCTGCGTCAAtcactactgaaatgactacaactcccacgacaaccggaaccaccaccatgccgaacactgccgcgacgtcaaccactactgcaacgactacaactcccacgacaaccggaaccaccaccatgccgaccactgccgcgacgtcaaccactactgaaacgactacaactcccacaacaaccgaaagcataaccacaccaaccactactgcaacgtCAACTTCTACTGAAactactacaactcccacgacaaccggaaccaccaccacgccgaccactgctgCGGCATCACCCACTACCGGAACGTCAACGACTTCtgaaatgactacaactcccacgagaaccgaaaccaccaccacgccgaccactgctgCGGCATCACCCACTACCGCAACGTCAACTACTAaagcaacgactacaactcccacaacaaccgaaaGCACAACCACTCCGACCACTACCTCTgcgtcaaccactactgaaacgaccacaactcccacaacaaccgaaagcataaccacaccaaccactactgcaacgtCAACTTCTACTGAAactactacaactcccacgacaaccggaaccaccaccacgccgaccactgctgCGGCATCACCCACTACCGCGatgtcaactactactgaaacgacaacaactcccacgacaaccggaaccaccaccacgccgaccactgctgCGGCATCacccactaccgcgacgtcaactactacagcaacgacaacaactcccacgacaacccaaagcacaacagctccGACCACTACCTCtgcgtcaactactactgaaacgacaacaactcccacgacaaccgaaaccaccaccatgccgaacactgccgcgacgtcaaccactactgcaacgactacaactcccacgacaaccggaaccaccaccatgccgaccactgccgcgacgtcaaccactactgaaacaaccacaactcccacaacaaccgaaagcataaccacaccaaccactactgcaacgtCAACTTctactgaaacgaccacaactcccacaacaaccgaaagcataaccactCCGACCACTACCTCTgcgtcaaccactactgaaacgaccacaactcccagaacaaccgaaagcataaccacaccaaccactaccgcgacgtcaacttcTACTGAAactactacaactcccacgacaaccggaaccaccaccacgccgacgaCTGCCGCG cacaACCACTCCGACCACTACCGCAACGTCAACTACACCtga